From Halichoerus grypus chromosome 6, mHalGry1.hap1.1, whole genome shotgun sequence, one genomic window encodes:
- the LOC144382279 gene encoding acyl-coenzyme A synthetase ACSM1, mitochondrial-like isoform X2, with translation MDNPVKTAEVACGDFYNSGDRATMDEEGYIWFLGRNDDIINASGYRIGPAEVENALAEHPAVAESAVVSSLDPIRREVGKAFIVLTPEFLSHGRDQLTKELQQHVKSVTAP, from the exons GACAACCCAGTAAAGACAGCCGAAGTGGCGTGTGGGGACTTTTACAACTCTGGAGATAGAGCAACTATGGATGAAGAGGGCTACATCTGGTTCCTGGGGAGGAACGATGACATCATCAATGCCTCTGG GTACCGCATCGGGCCCGCAGAGGTGGAGAATGCCCTGGCCGAACACCCGGCTGTGGCTGAATCAGCTGTGGTGAGCAGCCTGGACCCAATTCGAAGGGAG GTGGGGAAGGCATTTATTGTCCTGACCCCGGAATTCCTCTCCCATGGCCGGGACCAGCTCACCAAGGAGCTGCAGCAGCATGTGAAGTCAGTGACAGCCCCGTAG